From a region of the Torulaspora globosa chromosome 7, complete sequence genome:
- a CDS encoding aldo/keto reductase family protein: protein MSNSPKIVYGGYPFGLLPHEDSSKIVEVLKKSGIRELDTARIYPGSEKAIGELHLPEQFVIDTKARGFTDGSLTKKGIEESIAESLDLLGVESVEIFYLHCPDRDTEIEEETIDAINELHQQGKFKKFGLSNFPAKDVEQVYNYAKSKGYVLPTVYQGNYNAVARRSESELFPLLRKLNIAFYAYSPIAGGFLARSVDDIKNGEGRFDPNTPVGQIYLKLYSRPALLTALDEWDKLAQKVGTSKARLAYRWVVHNSVLSGKFGDAVIIGGRNADQVTDTAEAISEGPLPANIVSEIDKLWEKIKDEAPLDNYSF, encoded by the coding sequence ATGTCAAATTCGCCTAAAATCGTCTACGGGGGATACCCATTTGGTTTGCTTCCACATGAGGACTCATCCAAAATAGttgaagttttgaagaagagtgGTATCAGAGAGCTAGATACCGCCAGAATTTATCCAGGAAGCGAGAAAGCCATCGGTGAGCTGCACTTACCCGAGCAATTTGTGATAGACACCAAGGCTAGGGGATTCACTGACGGCAGCTTGACGAAAAAGGGAATTGAAGAATCAATTGCAGAGTCGCTGGATTTGCTAGGAGTTGAGAGTGTCGAAATTTTCTATCTTCACTGTCCCGACCGCGATACAGAAATCGAGGAGGAAACTATTGATGCGATCAACGAATTGCACCAACAAggaaagttcaagaagtttggtctttcaaactttccGGCCAAGGACGTCGAGCAAGTATACAACTACGCCAAGAGTAAGGGTTACGTTCTACCAACCGTTTACCAAGGTAATTACAATGCCGTGGCTCGTagatctgaatctgagctgtttcctttgttgagaaagctcAACATCGCTTTTTATGCATATTCTCCTATTGCCGGAGGGTTCTTAGCAAGGAGcgttgatgatatcaagaacGGCGAAGGTAGATTCGATCCAAACACTCCTGTTGGGCAGATCTATCTCAAGTTGTACAGCAGGCCCGCACTTTTGACAGCGCTTGATGAGTGGGACAAATTGGCACAGAAAGTGGGCACATCAAAAGCTCGTCTGGCCTACAGATGGGTTGTGCATAATTCGGTACTCTCTGGCAAATTTGGAGACGCCGTTATTATTGGAGGCAGGAACGCTGATCAAGTTACTGACACTGCAGAAGCCATCTCTGAGGGTCCTTTACCCGCAAACATTGTCTCTGAGATAGACAAGCTATGGGAGAAAATTAAAGATGAAGCACCTCTTGATAATTACTCGTTCTGA
- a CDS encoding aldo/keto reductase, with the protein MSELFAPAPEPPTELGRLNLLSKTAGIKVSPLALGAASIGNAWSEYLGSSNKERAFELLDVYYEAGGNFIDTANNYQNEESEAWIGEWMESRKIRDQLVIATKFTSDYKAYEVGKGRSANFGGNNRRSLHVSVRDSLKKLKTDWIDILYVHWWDHMTSIEELMDSLHVLVQQGKVLYLGASDMPAWVVSAANYYAVSHGKTPFSVYQGRWNVILRDFEREILPMAKHFGMALVPWDVLGGGRFQTKESIEERKKRGEKLRSFGQPPEQTELEVKISSALEKVAKEHGTQSVTAIALAYIRSKGTNVFPLVGGKKVEHLKDNIAALSIKLTPEQVSYLESVVPFDIGFPTSLIGQNPAISGELAFLSASCYKLNLDSLQFK; encoded by the coding sequence ATGTCTGAGTTGTTTGCACCTGCACCTGAACCTCCTACCGAGCTGGGCCGCTTAAACCTTTTGTCGAAAACCGCTGGCATCAAGGTTTCACCCTTGGCCTTGGGAGCGGCATCGATTGGAAACGCATGGTCTGAGTATTTAGGTTCATCAAACAAGGAGCGCGCTTTCGAATTGCTAGACGTGTACTACGAAGCAGGTGGGAACTTTATCGACACAGCGAACAACTACCAGAACGAAGAGTCGGAGGCTTGGATCGGTGAATGGATGGAATCGAGGAAGATTCGCGACCAGCTGGTGATCGCTACAAAGTTTACAAGCGATTACAAGGCTTATGAAGTTGGCAAGGGTAGGAGTGCGAATTTCGGTGGAAACAATAGGCGCAGTCTGCACGTAAGTGTCCGCgactccttgaagaagctgaagaccGACTGGATCGATATCTTGTATGTCCACTGGTGGGACCATATGACTTCGATAGAGGAGCTGATGGATAGCTTGCACGTTCTGGTGCAGCAGGGTAAAGTGTTGTACCTAGGGGCTTCTGATATGCCAGCATGGGTCGTGTCTGCCGCTAACTATTACGCTGTGTCGCACGGCAAGACTCCGTTCAGTGTTTATCAAGGCAGATGGAACGTTATACTCAGAGATTTCGAACGAGAGATCCTTCCAATGGCCAAGCATTTCGGTATGGCGCTCGTGCCCTGggatgttcttggtgggGGAAGGTTCCAGACCAAAGAATCCATCGAGGAGCGTAAAAAGCGTGGAGAGAAATTGCGGTCGTTTGGTCAGCCTCCTGAGCAGACAGAGTTGGAAGTGAAGATCAGTTCCGCTTTGGAGAAAGTTGCCAAAGAACATGGCACGCAATCCGTAACAGCTATTGCTCTTGCGTATATCAGGTCCAAAGGAACCAACGTCTTCCCGCTTGTGGGAGGCAAAAAGGTCGAGCATTTAAAGGACAACATTGCAGCTTTGTCGATCAAGCTGACTCCAGAGCAAGTCAGCTACCTCGAGAGTGTTGTTCCCTTTGATATCGGGTTCCCCACAAGTCTTATTGGTCAGAACCCAGCCATCTCGGGGGAGCTTGCTTTCCTTTCTGCATCTTGTTATAAGCTAAACCTTGATTCCTTGCAGTTCAAATGA
- a CDS encoding lactate 2-monooxygenase has protein sequence MEFLKTPAGNPLQYMATVYGRGLNYERPPFTFQSNEWEALARNRMSQEALGYVCGNASTGETYQKNREAFKKWSIVPRRLVKTTSYPSLKINLFGREIPSPIATAPVGVLRIFNPDGEIAVAKAAARERVPYIYSSAAATAMEDVAKANGDGVRWFQLYWPANEHNDITASLLKRAKANGFSALFVTLDTYKLGWRPSDLNNGYNPFLRSDSIGTALGFSDPVFRSHFKAKHGKEVEEDLHSAASEWASMIFPGFSHGWEDIAFLREHWDGPIILKGIQSVQDAKHAVELGIEGIVVSNHGGRQQDGGPASLDCLVKIVKAVRDKIDIIFDSGIRCGADIAKAMAIGAKMVLVGRPYVYGLVLGGEEGVEHVLRSLLGDLTMNLHLAGIPSVPQKDLNVDSLEFSG, from the coding sequence ATGGAATTTCTCAAGACACCTGCAGGAAACCCATTGCAATATATGGCCACCGTTTACGGACGCGGTCTCAACTACGAACGTCCCCCATTTACGTTTCAAAGCAACGAGTGGGAAGCCCTTGCGAGAAATCGCATGTCACAAGAGGCGCTCGGTTATGTTTGCGGAAATGCCAGCACTGGTGAGACATATCAAAAGAACAGGGAGGCCTTTAAAAAATGGTCGATCGTGCCACGCCGTTTGGTGAAAACTACGTCGTATCCCTCCCTCAAAATCAATTTGTTCGGACGGGAAATCCCATCGCCAATAGCAACTGCGCCAGTCGGAGTGCTGCGTATCTTCAATCCTGACGGAGAAATCGCCGTCGCTAAGGCGGCCGCCAGGGAACGGGTTCCGTATATTTACAGTTCTGCTGCCGCCACAGCAATGGAGGATGTTGCCAAAGCTAATGGCGATGGAGTTCGCTGGTTTCAATTGTATTGGCCTGCCAATGAGCATAATGACATCACAGCAAGTCTTCTAAAGCGGGCGAAAGCGAATGGATTTAGTGCTCTTTTCGTTACCTTGGACACTTACAAACTTGGATGGCGTCCAAGTGACCTGAACAACGGATACAACCCATTTCTGCGTTCGGACAGCATAGGAACAGCGCTCGGGTTTTCTGATCCAGTGTTTCGCAGCCACTTCAAAGCAAAGCATGGCaaagaagtcgaagaagacttGCACAGCGCCGCTAGTGAATGGGCCAGCATGATATTTCCTGGATTCAGTCATGGTTGGGAAGACATTGCGTTCCTGCGTGAGCACTGGGACGGGCCCATCATTCTGAAGGGGATCCAGTCAGTCCAAGATGCAAAGCATGCTGTAGAATTGGGCATCGAGGGGATCGTCGTATCTAACCACGGTGGTAGACAGCAAGATGGTGGACCCGCATCCTTGGACTGTCTGGTGAAGATTGTTAAAGCGGTTAGAGATAAGATAGATATTATTTTCGACTCTGGCATTCGCTGCGGTGCTGACATTGCGAAAGCGATGGCTATTGGGGCCAAAATGGTCCTTGTAGGTAGACCCTACGTTTACGGTTTGGTCTTGGGAGGCGAGGAAGGTGTCGAACATGTTTTACGTTCGTTGCTAGGAGACCTAACGATGAATTTGCATCTTGCAGGCATCCCTTCTGTGCCTCAAAAGGACCTCAATGTTGACTCTCTGGAATTTAGTGGCTGA
- the PAN3 gene encoding PAN-complex poly(A)-binding subunit PAN3 (ancestral locus Anc_2.669) yields MDKANMDWAKDIPCRNVIIYGYCRKEREGCPFKHENSEAESPSASTGMKTLAGSEFAVGSKTGEVGPPPSIPGVTPKFNAKVSASFTPMSAKSGSVAAVSVEPRASAASPSNAHSMNAPAASHLPSLASGASFTPPAFNPYAAETFTPSSSAGTNLNQLAIDDSDSRSLGIRHTAEGSLPVSATAMELDNMAGNPTGTSPSHVALKYPTIYPPPHSLLQYHLYAPDPPPHLKAPLKPNEQTPESLFIPNDLREELVKRNLASLQVFPLGGATPTIVQDYFGLVPLDFNKSTGKKDSFQGHKNSLYKVFSNLDGKVYLLRRIHAVSIVDPTQISGTFQAWSKVASANVVKLVDLFLTTKFGDSSLCAVYDYYPLASSLYDTHFTCFPLIPITQELLWTYLVQLTNAIRAIHASGLAVVNLDWDKVIVSGSPGRVKISGCGAVDVLRGQEAFDLLEEQQGDFIKLGTLLKDLASKMSSKKDSSVQDLMVDGDFKSVLQYLLNQDNSKKNVQQLASLFQDRIFDVINSSLAYTEYTEGVLSRELENGRLFRLMCKLNCVYGRMESRIDVSWSESGTKFPITLFYDYVFHQIDTSGKNILDLTHVLRCLNKLDAGVSEKIVLTTPDEMNCIMISYKELRDLIDSTFRSLTQ; encoded by the coding sequence ATGGATAAGGCCAATATGGACTGGGCAAAAGATATACCCTGCAGAAATGTTATAATCTATGGCTACTGTCGAAAGGAGAGAGAAGGATGTCCGTTCAAACACGAAAATAGCGAGGCAGAATCACCAAGCGCAAGCACCGGAATGAAGACGCTTGCGGGTTCAGAGTTTGCTGTAGGCTCCAAAACGGGAGAGGTGGGACCTCCGCCGTCTATACCTGGTGTCACGCCTAAGTTCAATGCCAAGGTTTCAGCTAGCTTTACCCCGATGTCTGCGAAAAGCGGAAGCGTGGCGGCAGTTAGCGTCGAGCCGAGGGCctcagctgcttctccaTCAAATGCTCACTCGATGAATGCTCCTGCAGCGTCCCATTTGCCATCACTGGCCTCTGGGGCGTCTTTCACTCCTCCAGCTTTCAATCCTTATGCAGCCGAGACTTTCAccccttcttcttcagcaggAACTAACCTGAACCAGCTGGCAATAGACGACTCTGATAGCAGATCATTGGGCATCAGACACACGGCCGAAGGTAGTCTACCGGTGTCAGCGACAGCGATGGAGCTAGATAACATGGCCGGCAATCCAACTGGTACTTCGCCTTCCCATGTTGCTCTCAAATATCCAACGATATATCCACCGCCTCACAGTCTTCTGCAATATCATCTGTATGCTCCGGATCCACCTCCGCATCTCAAGGCGCCATTAAAGCCGAATGAACAGACTCCGGAATCGCTTTTCATACCAAACGACCTGAGGGAAGAACTGGTTAAGCGCAATCTGGCTTCCTTGCAGGTGTTTCCATTAGGGGGGGCGACACCTACGATAGTGCAAGACTATTTCGGTCTTGTTCCGCTAGATTTCAACAAGAGCACAGGTAAAAAAGACAGTTTCCAAGGCCATAAGAATTCTCTTTACAAGGTATTTTCAAACTTGGACGGTAAAGTTTATTTATTGCGCCGCATACATGCCGTAAGCATCGTGGATCCCACCCAGATATCCGGCACTTTCCAAGCATGGAGTAAGGTGGCCAGCGCCAACGTGGTCAAGCTAGTCGACCTGTTTTTGACCACCAAGTTCGGTGATTCTTCCTTATGCGCTGTTTACGACTACTATCCGCTGGCTAGCTCTTTGTATGATACGCATTTTACCTGTTTTCCGTTAATTCCCATCACTCAGGAGCTTCTATGGACATATTTGGTGCAACTGACGAACGCCATCAGGGCAATCCACGCAAGTGGACTGGCAGTCGTAAATCTCGATTGGGATAAAGTTATTGTCTCGGGGTCGCCGGGGAGGGTTAAGATATCTGGATGTGGTGCTGTCGATGTCTTGCGTGGTCAGGAAGCTTTTGATCTGCTTGAGGAACAACAGGGTGACTTCATTAAGTTAGGTACCCTTCTCAAGGATCTCGCTTCAAAGATGAGCTCAAAAAAAGATTCAAGCGTCCAAGATCTGATGGTGGATGGCGATTTCAAGAGCGTTCTTCAATACCTGCTAAACCAGGATAACAGTAAGAAAAACGTACAGCAGTTGGCCTCGTTGTTTCAGGACAGAATTTTCGATGTTATAAACTCATCTCTGGCATATACAGAATATACTGAGGGTGTTCTTTCTAGGGAGCTTGAGAATGGCAGGTTATTCCGATTAATGTGCAAACTGAATTGTGTATATGGAAGGATGGAGTCACGAATAGATGTCAGCTGGTCGGAGTCGGGCACTAAATTTCCTATCACTCTATTTTACGACTATGTCTTTCATCAGATTGACACGTCGGGCAAGAACATATTGGATCTGACGCATGTTTTAAGGTGTCTGAATAAATTAGATGCTGGTGTCTCTGAAAAAATTGTGCTCACGACGCCTGATGAGATGAATTGTATTATGATAAGTTATAAGGAATTGAGGGATTTGATAGACTCCACTTTTAGATCTTTAACGCAGTAG